TGGCTTCAGTGGCTTGTTGTTCTTGCAAGTCTTCGTCATACACAGCGCAGTACACCTCCATACGGCGGGCGTCTATCATAGGGCAAAACCAGTGTTTATCTACCGAAGTGTGTTGCAGGGCAGCTGCCATTGCGTGCAACGAATTGATGGCTACCAAGGGTTTGTCAAGGGCAAAGCATAAGCCTTTGGCAGTGGCAGTGCCAATGCGCAGCCCAGTATAAGAGCCAGGGCCTTTGCCTAGTGCTATTGCGTCCAGGTCTTCTAGTTTTTGTTGGGCGTGGCTTACCACATCTTTTATAAGAGAGGTAAGCATGACAGAATGTGATTGTGCTACCCAAAGTGTAGCATCACCT
The window above is part of the Microscilla marina ATCC 23134 genome. Proteins encoded here:
- the tsaB gene encoding tRNA (adenosine(37)-N6)-threonylcarbamoyltransferase complex dimerization subunit type 1 TsaB, translating into MSLIVSIETSTKVCSVALHQEGELLGDATLWVAQSHSVMLTSLIKDVVSHAQQKLEDLDAIALGKGPGSYTGLRIGTATAKGLCFALDKPLVAINSLHAMAAALQHTSVDKHWFCPMIDARRMEVYCAVYDEDLQEQQATEAKIIDANSFEDILSTQKVVFFGDGAAKCKEVLGNNSNALFVDNFHPTARSVGQLAHKAFVKGQTEDLAYFEPFYLKDFVALKPTKKFKL